The following proteins come from a genomic window of Trichocoleus desertorum ATA4-8-CV12:
- a CDS encoding dynamin-like GTPase family protein has translation MTQMPLQCQSLPEQVDSLLQLLHQEPSLRAQQDVTVIQSSLKKAIAPKFQIVFAGAFSAGKSMLINALLERELLYSAEGHATGTECYVEYAESDQERVVLTFLSEAEIREQAQALCQRLGLTATNAIDQPEVIGLLHQGCQAIIQQEGGESKSERAKQAKALILLLEGFVANRDRLHPNNHATYSMEQFNFSSLKEAASFARRGSNSSVLRRIEYYCHHPLLQDGNVLVDMPGIDAPVKKDAELTYRKIEDSETSAVVCVLKPAAAGDMTTEETELLEKMRSNIGIRDRVFYVFNRIDETWYNSQLRQRLDDLVYAQFQDSTRVYKTSGLLGFYGSQIKQTKAGDRFGLDSVFAESIKSLDGQEETPQFVNEFNRYCANSGKLASSRFRISVNSYETPNENYVRILQESGAPLVEQLIQDSGIEEFRVAITRYLTEEKRPQLFANLADDLQPLCINLRNHYLAARRELDSQPRAIDAMKARELEHLGHELKQIGADLCQAIAQEVNAIAGDVTNATFEAAFIKLKARMVSRLDELLNTFSVADAYSRATLSHPRNATAPLMAILVEAFYYLANELETVLVGSSQAVVTAFFQYLTEQVRKSDYYRKLYRLLGNDGGIEAQLKHLEAQVRHAIANQARIECDRYVRETPQFFGDSPFFFQLRQTLQQTSQGYDCESMAEAEPAIRQLLKLDFEPKVSATIRRNFRQTLNQTLKTHLLPMADQQADAIFQQYDHARAYLEQTLEKEAEEKILRNQRLLTEVDHNIATYNEAVEAINGCLQAMQLRDRQLPFISTPDFDQTVPAYNSETFDFSSGNGTQASISDVNLTQA, from the coding sequence ATGACTCAAATGCCCCTTCAGTGTCAGAGCCTGCCAGAACAGGTCGATTCTCTGCTGCAACTGTTGCACCAAGAACCGTCGCTCCGTGCCCAGCAAGATGTCACCGTCATTCAATCGTCTCTGAAAAAAGCGATCGCCCCCAAATTCCAGATCGTGTTTGCGGGGGCATTTAGCGCCGGAAAGTCGATGTTGATCAACGCCTTGCTGGAGCGCGAGTTGCTCTACAGCGCCGAAGGTCACGCGACAGGTACCGAGTGTTATGTCGAATATGCCGAGTCAGATCAAGAGCGAGTCGTGCTCACGTTCCTCAGTGAAGCCGAGATTCGCGAACAGGCCCAGGCACTTTGCCAACGCTTAGGGCTAACGGCGACGAATGCGATCGATCAGCCCGAAGTGATTGGCTTGCTGCACCAAGGCTGTCAGGCGATCATTCAGCAGGAAGGTGGCGAGAGTAAGTCAGAGCGGGCTAAACAAGCCAAAGCGTTGATTTTGTTGTTGGAAGGGTTTGTGGCTAATCGCGATCGCCTGCATCCCAACAATCACGCTACCTATTCAATGGAGCAGTTCAACTTCTCCAGCCTCAAGGAAGCTGCCAGTTTTGCCCGTCGCGGTAGCAACAGCTCGGTTCTGAGGCGGATTGAGTACTACTGCCATCACCCCCTGTTGCAAGATGGCAATGTGTTGGTGGATATGCCCGGAATTGATGCTCCGGTGAAAAAAGATGCCGAGCTGACCTATCGCAAAATTGAAGACTCTGAGACTTCAGCTGTAGTTTGTGTCCTGAAACCTGCGGCAGCGGGAGACATGACCACAGAAGAAACCGAACTACTAGAGAAGATGCGGAGCAATATCGGCATTCGCGATCGCGTCTTCTATGTCTTCAACCGGATTGATGAAACCTGGTACAACAGCCAACTGCGACAACGGCTGGATGATTTGGTGTATGCCCAATTCCAAGATTCCACCAGAGTCTACAAAACCAGTGGTTTGTTGGGCTTTTATGGCAGCCAGATTAAGCAAACTAAAGCAGGCGATCGCTTTGGCCTCGATTCCGTCTTTGCCGAGAGCATCAAAAGCTTGGATGGGCAGGAAGAAACGCCGCAGTTTGTGAATGAATTCAACCGCTACTGTGCCAACTCTGGCAAACTCGCCTCTAGCCGCTTCCGGATCTCGGTCAACAGCTACGAAACGCCCAACGAAAACTATGTGCGGATTCTGCAAGAGTCAGGCGCACCTCTGGTGGAGCAGTTGATTCAAGACAGCGGCATTGAGGAATTTCGCGTTGCCATCACTCGCTACCTAACTGAAGAAAAGCGACCGCAACTGTTTGCTAACTTAGCCGATGATTTGCAACCGCTCTGCATCAATCTCCGTAATCACTATCTCGCAGCTCGGCGGGAGCTAGACAGCCAACCGCGTGCGATCGACGCGATGAAAGCTCGTGAGCTGGAGCATCTAGGCCATGAGCTGAAGCAAATTGGAGCAGATTTGTGTCAAGCGATCGCTCAGGAAGTGAATGCGATCGCCGGGGATGTCACCAACGCCACGTTTGAAGCCGCGTTCATTAAGCTGAAAGCCCGGATGGTCAGCCGATTGGATGAGTTGCTAAATACCTTCTCGGTGGCAGATGCTTACAGTCGGGCCACGCTCAGCCATCCTCGCAATGCCACAGCACCTTTGATGGCAATTTTGGTGGAAGCGTTTTACTACTTGGCAAATGAGCTAGAAACCGTTTTGGTTGGATCATCCCAAGCGGTGGTGACTGCCTTCTTCCAATACTTAACGGAGCAGGTTCGCAAATCTGACTACTACCGCAAGCTGTACCGCTTATTGGGCAATGATGGCGGCATTGAGGCCCAACTGAAGCACCTGGAAGCGCAAGTCCGACACGCGATCGCCAACCAAGCTCGAATCGAGTGCGATCGCTATGTGCGCGAAACTCCCCAGTTTTTTGGTGATTCGCCATTCTTTTTCCAGTTGCGCCAAACGTTGCAACAAACGTCTCAAGGCTATGACTGCGAAAGTATGGCTGAAGCGGAACCCGCAATTCGCCAATTGCTGAAGTTGGATTTTGAACCAAAAGTATCTGCAACAATCCGCCGCAATTTTCGCCAAACGCTCAACCAAACGCTGAAAACTCACTTGTTGCCAATGGCGGATCAACAAGCAGATGCCATTTTCCAGCAATATGACCATGCTCGCGCTTATTTGGAGCAAACGCTGGAGAAGGAAGCGGAAGAAAAAATTCTCCGCAATCAACGTCTCCTTACAGAAGTGGATCACAATATTGCCACTTATAACGAAGCGGTTGAAGCGATCAATGGTTGCTTACAAGCAATGCAATTACGCGATCGCCAACTCCCCTTTATTTCTACGCCTGACTTTGATCAAACGGTTCCTGCTTACAACTCAGAAACTTTTGATTTCAGTTCAGGAAATGGGACGCAAGCCAGTATCAGTGACGTTAATTTGACTCAAGCGTAA
- the cbiE gene encoding precorrin-6y C5,15-methyltransferase (decarboxylating) subunit CbiE, with protein sequence MTPVHVVGIGLDGAAGLPAAIQEIVTGATLIVGSDRHLSYFPEHPAAKLKLGDFTSAIATIRQHLATTATPSPQVVVLASGDPLFFGLGRLLLAELPAEQLTFHPHLSSVQLAFSRVKVPWQDARIISAHGRSLDELTQAIQQGAAKIAVLTDNTHSPAAIAHLLQNLDLPQRYQVWVGENLGSADDRVRAWSLEALQQEHFAPLNVVILLRSDSQTEPLDCKTLPLLGLPDAAFLSFSDRPNLMTKREVRTLVLAELALQPKQVIWDIGAGTGSVSVEMARLVPDAHIYAIEKTAIGASLIQKNRDRFQLQNITAIHAAAPIALQTLPNPDRIFIGGSGGNLHSILDTCATRLTAGGVLVLALATLEHLTQALTWLEQQNALLLQSQTWQHRLLQVQLSRSVPVGPLTRFAPLNPVTLLTISQQSPLDIS encoded by the coding sequence ATGACGCCTGTTCATGTCGTCGGAATCGGCTTAGATGGAGCCGCTGGCCTACCTGCGGCCATTCAGGAAATCGTGACTGGAGCAACACTGATCGTTGGCAGCGATCGCCATTTAAGCTATTTTCCAGAACACCCAGCCGCAAAACTGAAGCTGGGAGATTTTACCTCAGCGATCGCCACCATCCGCCAGCACCTTGCGACCACTGCAACCCCTTCTCCTCAGGTTGTGGTCTTAGCTTCTGGTGATCCGCTCTTTTTTGGCCTGGGACGGCTGTTGTTAGCCGAGTTGCCAGCAGAGCAATTAACCTTTCACCCCCATCTCAGTTCGGTGCAGCTTGCCTTTAGCCGCGTCAAAGTGCCCTGGCAAGATGCTCGGATTATTAGCGCTCATGGCCGCTCTTTAGATGAGCTAACTCAAGCGATTCAACAAGGGGCCGCTAAAATTGCGGTCCTCACCGACAACACCCATTCACCCGCCGCGATCGCTCATCTCCTGCAAAACCTCGACTTGCCCCAGCGCTATCAAGTTTGGGTGGGCGAGAACTTGGGTAGTGCTGACGACCGAGTCCGAGCTTGGTCGCTAGAAGCTTTACAACAAGAACACTTTGCCCCGCTCAACGTCGTAATTTTGCTGCGCTCAGACAGCCAGACAGAACCGTTAGACTGCAAAACTTTGCCGCTGCTGGGCCTACCAGATGCAGCCTTTCTCAGCTTTAGCGATCGCCCCAACCTGATGACTAAGCGCGAGGTGCGAACCTTAGTGCTGGCAGAATTAGCGCTGCAACCCAAACAAGTGATTTGGGATATTGGCGCGGGTACAGGTTCCGTCTCGGTTGAGATGGCTCGCTTAGTGCCCGATGCCCACATCTACGCGATTGAAAAAACCGCGATCGGCGCTAGTTTAATCCAGAAAAACCGCGATCGCTTTCAACTACAAAACATCACTGCGATTCACGCTGCGGCTCCCATCGCTTTGCAAACCCTTCCCAACCCCGATCGCATTTTCATTGGGGGCAGTGGCGGCAACTTGCACTCCATTCTCGATACTTGTGCAACTCGCTTAACGGCTGGAGGTGTTTTAGTTTTAGCCTTAGCCACCTTAGAGCATCTGACTCAGGCTTTAACTTGGCTAGAGCAGCAAAACGCTCTATTGCTCCAGTCACAGACTTGGCAACATCGTCTCCTGCAAGTGCAACTCTCGCGATCGGTTCCCGTGGGGCCGCTTACCCGCTTCGCGCCACTCAACCCAGTCACCTTACTCACCATCAGCCAGCAATCGCCACTAGATATCTCATGA
- a CDS encoding cobalt-precorrin-8X methylmutase, with protein sequence MNLPMHPIMQQSFAVIDQEVGDHNFSAAEYAIVRRVIHSTADFDFQQLLRFSPGAIATAIAALQQRCPIITDVGMVKQGVANMVAQTFGNPLISAVEQVSEALPGKTRTETGLLKCLQQFPQAIVVIGNAPTALLALCQEMQAQQMQAQQMQHSNSLVLAPALVIGAPVGFISVVESKAALAVTPVPQIRVEGRKGGSPVAAAILNALLVLAWEQQSEAPVLDSIAAMLETNGDRPLPTQPRNR encoded by the coding sequence ATGAATCTACCTATGCACCCCATTATGCAGCAGAGCTTTGCGGTGATTGACCAGGAAGTTGGGGATCACAACTTTAGCGCGGCTGAATATGCGATCGTGCGGCGGGTGATTCATAGTACAGCTGACTTCGACTTCCAGCAGTTGCTCCGCTTTAGCCCCGGAGCCATTGCTACCGCGATCGCAGCACTCCAACAACGCTGTCCCATCATTACGGATGTCGGCATGGTGAAACAGGGGGTTGCCAACATGGTGGCGCAAACCTTTGGCAATCCGCTGATCAGCGCTGTGGAGCAAGTGAGCGAGGCACTTCCTGGCAAAACTCGAACCGAAACTGGACTGCTCAAATGTTTACAGCAGTTTCCCCAAGCGATCGTGGTGATTGGGAATGCCCCCACTGCTTTGCTGGCGCTGTGCCAGGAGATGCAAGCTCAACAGATGCAAGCTCAGCAGATGCAGCACTCCAACAGTTTGGTTTTGGCACCCGCCTTGGTGATTGGTGCTCCGGTTGGGTTTATTTCTGTTGTGGAGTCGAAGGCTGCTCTCGCTGTCACCCCTGTACCCCAGATTCGCGTGGAGGGTCGTAAGGGTGGCTCTCCAGTTGCGGCGGCAATTCTCAATGCGCTGCTGGTGTTGGCCTGGGAGCAGCAAAGCGAAGCACCTGTTCTAGACAGCATTGCTGCAATGCTAGAAACGAACGGCGATCGCCCTCTTCCCACTCAGCCCCGGAACCGATGA
- a CDS encoding DUF1868 domain-containing protein, which produces MDDNYQTYVNRVLRLPLPETYKSQLQNIQESPKFQLQEVGGERQAVAFPGYTVVTPPAGEETENQAFYANLQALQAQLQQQFDPQLFIPLPPESFHLTLADVIWDHAYRDAAKNPEFEQQLRDRMGESFRQYQRMHPQPHPVRLQAVGLIVMPRAIGVGLVPKEEVAYERLLQLRRAIYQNPDLMALGIEQQYHFTGHVTLGYFGSIPPELDRDRLSEQFSHLNQQWITGAPQEMWAYRAELRKFDNMTRYYREPDWPVLEV; this is translated from the coding sequence TTGGACGATAATTATCAAACGTATGTGAATCGAGTGTTACGGCTACCCCTGCCAGAGACTTATAAATCTCAGCTGCAAAACATTCAAGAGTCTCCCAAGTTCCAACTACAAGAAGTGGGAGGCGAGCGGCAGGCAGTGGCATTTCCGGGTTACACCGTAGTGACCCCTCCAGCGGGCGAAGAAACAGAGAATCAGGCTTTCTATGCCAATCTACAAGCGCTTCAAGCCCAACTGCAACAGCAGTTTGATCCGCAGTTATTCATTCCCCTCCCACCGGAGAGCTTCCACCTCACTCTGGCAGATGTGATTTGGGATCATGCCTATCGTGATGCGGCCAAAAATCCAGAGTTTGAGCAGCAGTTGCGCGATCGCATGGGTGAGAGCTTTCGCCAGTACCAGCGCATGCACCCCCAACCCCATCCGGTGCGCTTACAAGCAGTGGGCTTAATCGTGATGCCGCGAGCCATTGGAGTGGGTTTAGTTCCCAAGGAGGAAGTAGCCTACGAACGGCTCCTGCAATTGCGCCGAGCCATTTATCAAAATCCTGACTTAATGGCTTTAGGAATTGAGCAACAGTACCACTTCACAGGCCATGTCACTCTGGGCTACTTTGGCAGCATTCCGCCAGAACTCGATCGCGATCGCCTCAGTGAGCAATTTAGTCATCTCAATCAACAGTGGATCACAGGGGCTCCTCAGGAGATGTGGGCCTACCGAGCCGAGCTGCGAAAATTTGATAACATGACACGCTATTATCGAGAACCGGATTGGCCTGTGCTTGAAGTTTAG
- the holA gene encoding DNA polymerase III subunit delta codes for MPIYLYWGEDDFAIAKAVTSLRDRTLDPDWTSFNFDKISAEQTNAVLQALTQAMTPPFGMGKRLVWLENTTIGQQCPEAVLAELERTLPAIPETSVLLLTARTKPDGRLKSSKLLQKYAEIKEFSPIPPWKTDQLIQQVRQIAQTVGVTLTQPSMELLAESVGNNSRQLYSELEKLRLYAGDRQQPLEAEVVASLVVANTQNSLQLAAAIRQGQVGEALELVAGLLSLNEPALRVIATLIGQFRTWLWIKLMQEAGERDERAIAQAAEVSNPKRIYFLQQEVRGLSAQQLQQTLPLLLELEVSLKQGAEELSTLQTKVVELCQIYQR; via the coding sequence ATGCCAATTTACCTCTATTGGGGAGAAGATGACTTTGCGATCGCAAAAGCTGTTACAAGCCTGCGCGATCGGACCCTTGATCCAGATTGGACTAGCTTCAACTTTGACAAAATTTCGGCAGAGCAAACCAATGCAGTACTCCAAGCATTGACGCAGGCCATGACACCCCCTTTTGGTATGGGCAAACGCTTGGTTTGGCTAGAAAACACCACCATTGGGCAGCAATGCCCAGAAGCGGTTTTGGCTGAGCTAGAGCGCACCCTACCTGCCATTCCAGAGACCTCAGTGCTGTTGCTAACCGCTCGTACCAAACCCGATGGCCGCTTGAAATCCAGTAAGCTGTTGCAGAAATATGCTGAGATTAAAGAATTTTCTCCAATTCCACCCTGGAAAACAGACCAACTGATCCAGCAAGTGCGACAAATCGCCCAAACTGTAGGCGTAACCCTAACGCAGCCCAGCATGGAGCTACTGGCTGAGTCGGTGGGCAATAACTCCCGCCAGCTCTACAGTGAGTTGGAAAAATTGCGGCTTTACGCGGGCGATCGCCAACAACCCTTAGAAGCAGAAGTAGTGGCTAGCTTGGTGGTTGCTAACACCCAAAACAGTTTGCAATTGGCAGCCGCCATACGTCAGGGCCAAGTAGGAGAAGCATTGGAACTCGTTGCGGGTCTCTTGAGTCTCAATGAACCAGCGCTACGGGTTATAGCAACCTTAATTGGCCAATTCCGCACTTGGTTGTGGATAAAATTGATGCAGGAGGCTGGAGAAAGGGATGAGCGGGCGATCGCTCAAGCCGCCGAAGTCAGCAATCCTAAACGGATTTATTTTCTCCAACAAGAAGTACGCGGGCTGTCTGCGCAGCAGCTCCAGCAAACCTTGCCCCTACTGCTGGAGTTAGAAGTTAGCCTCAAGCAAGGCGCAGAAGAGCTTTCAACTCTGCAAACTAAAGTCGTTGAACTTTGCCAAATCTATCAGCGCTAG
- a CDS encoding DUF4168 domain-containing protein, protein MMNSCRSLAPSHSQMLRNFAAKLQQPRMQLVSQSFAIGLLAAVGLASGWVPSLSERSPAQMFSTAAVAQAAPPSEAELKSYARAVLAVEEVRQVSYRDIKKIVGSSGIPAIACHRPKSLQGLSQNVRGIAVEYCNKSKKIVESNGLTIDKFNAITMSVQGDPNLEKRVQAELLELQKPNR, encoded by the coding sequence ATGATGAACTCTTGCCGTTCCCTCGCGCCATCTCATTCTCAAATGCTTCGCAACTTTGCGGCTAAACTACAGCAGCCTCGGATGCAACTGGTTTCACAGTCTTTCGCCATTGGTCTCTTAGCCGCTGTTGGCCTTGCTTCTGGATGGGTTCCTAGCTTATCGGAGCGATCGCCCGCCCAGATGTTTAGTACCGCTGCTGTGGCTCAAGCAGCACCCCCCAGTGAAGCAGAACTCAAAAGTTATGCTCGCGCTGTGTTAGCGGTAGAAGAAGTGCGTCAGGTCTCTTATCGAGACATTAAAAAAATCGTCGGCTCTAGCGGCATCCCAGCGATCGCTTGTCATAGACCCAAGAGCTTACAAGGATTGTCCCAGAACGTTCGAGGAATTGCGGTTGAGTACTGCAACAAATCTAAAAAGATTGTTGAGAGTAATGGCCTCACCATTGATAAATTCAATGCCATTACGATGAGTGTTCAGGGCGATCCGAACTTAGAAAAGCGAGTTCAAGCTGAGTTATTGGAGCTTCAAAAGCCTAATAGGTAA
- the ureE gene encoding urease accessory protein UreE codes for MLKLTHRLPAGAAIAVHFTLALTAEERTRSRYQIESAEGQKVRWQLPRGAALHHGDRLQSENGDTIVQIVAKPEPVLTVNAQTALELLRAAYHLGNRHVALEITPDYLRLSPDPVLKSMLEHLGLQVIEEVAAFQPEVGAYGHTGHTGHTGHTGHTGHTNGQSGHSHAH; via the coding sequence ATGCTGAAATTGACACACCGTTTACCTGCTGGGGCTGCGATCGCGGTTCATTTCACCTTAGCTCTCACCGCTGAGGAGCGCACCCGAAGCCGTTATCAGATTGAGTCAGCCGAGGGCCAAAAGGTACGGTGGCAACTTCCGAGAGGCGCAGCGTTGCATCATGGCGATCGCTTGCAATCAGAAAATGGAGACACCATCGTTCAGATTGTCGCTAAACCAGAACCTGTCTTAACGGTGAACGCCCAAACTGCTCTCGAATTGTTGCGGGCAGCTTATCACCTAGGGAATCGCCACGTTGCTTTAGAGATCACACCAGACTATCTGCGTCTCTCACCCGATCCGGTGCTCAAATCCATGCTGGAGCATTTGGGCCTACAGGTGATCGAAGAAGTTGCAGCTTTTCAGCCCGAAGTTGGCGCTTACGGACACACCGGACACACCGGACACACCGGACACACTGGACACACCGGACACACGAATGGTCAGAGTGGGCACAGCCATGCCCATTAG
- a CDS encoding urease accessory protein UreF translates to MPISLSSQALLSLLQLASSALPVGAYSYSEGLEALVEAGVLKDKLSLEHWLQQELQVGAIRLEAAVMVRAYKATQAGDRAALRDWNAWLSAARETTELRQQSWQMGYSLCRLLQELQPELAPIIHACGEPCNFAIAFGMAAASWQIDLEAALLGYFHSWATNLMNAGVKLIPLGQTAGQQLLLALQSSLSEAAQTVLALDDEDLCSCGWGLAIASMTHEVQYSRLFRS, encoded by the coding sequence ATGCCCATTAGTCTGTCCTCTCAAGCGCTACTGAGTTTGCTCCAACTTGCTAGTTCGGCCCTACCCGTCGGAGCCTACAGTTACTCAGAAGGCTTGGAAGCTCTCGTAGAAGCAGGCGTTCTTAAAGACAAATTGAGCTTAGAACATTGGCTGCAACAGGAATTACAAGTGGGTGCCATTCGACTCGAAGCGGCGGTTATGGTGCGTGCTTACAAGGCCACCCAAGCAGGCGATCGCGCCGCTCTGCGTGACTGGAATGCTTGGCTCTCCGCTGCCAGAGAAACGACAGAGTTACGACAACAAAGCTGGCAAATGGGCTACTCTTTGTGCCGTCTACTGCAAGAACTCCAGCCAGAGCTAGCGCCTATAATTCACGCCTGTGGTGAACCTTGTAATTTTGCGATCGCCTTTGGCATGGCCGCTGCCAGTTGGCAGATTGACCTCGAAGCCGCACTTTTAGGATATTTCCACAGTTGGGCCACCAACCTGATGAATGCGGGAGTCAAACTGATTCCTTTGGGCCAAACGGCTGGACAGCAGCTTTTACTGGCCTTGCAAAGTAGCTTGAGTGAGGCTGCTCAGACTGTTTTAGCTCTCGATGATGAGGATTTATGCAGTTGCGGGTGGGGCTTAGCGATCGCCAGTATGACCCATGAAGTGCAATACAGCCGCCTATTTCGGAGTTGA
- a CDS encoding PAS domain S-box protein: MASIATQLRYGLVSIVVSSLLLTGGTLSYLSFRTQLQASRLLQVERSRAVASEINAYLSSLQHPLLYLSEVKGLMDHSAADKRSLLEGITRYSHVYEVVGILDRNGQVVAARSPDDAELPDGQKWVEDPAHSALFLQAFRQQRQYISPVKLNPATNLPVVDFAVPLRNQKNEVDGVLFARLNLRFLWPVVAKTQVGKTGYSYIIDEHNFLITPKGDSSNAFRFQALPEPLSQQLLSLRRQSLSIYVGLNGTEVLGAAAPIPRLNWQVVVELPTAEAYAPIYRMLMVTGGVLGTVTVAVVGLGFVFSRQVVVPLQQLIKAAAQISSGHLETQVTVGTANELGVLATTFNRMTQQLQELFTALKQERNFVSAVLDIADALVVVLDAEGRLIRFNQACERMTGYSFADIHHQLVWNFLLPEAVAPAQAAFAQLLAQGESRQYEGYWITRSNEQRLIAWSDTVLRNEQGAIAYVISTGIDITDRRQAELTLLESESRFRRLVETAQEGVWVLDGQAQTSYVNQRLADMLGYAPENMLGKPLFDFMDAAAAAAAERQFERRRQGIKENHDFRFQRQDGSDFWAIVSTNPVFSETGEFMGVLGMLTDITDRKQSEKELETLVAKLEQSNRELQDFASVASHDLQEPLRKIQAFGDRLKIKCADTLPPDGKDYLERMQNAAQRMQTLINDLLAFSRVTTKAQPFVPVDLATIVQEVLSDIEVQIQRVDGCIEADYLPMIEADPLQMRQLFQNLISNALKFHQSDRRPVVSISAQILESPDSSTLPHAPGRPACQISIADNGIGFDEKYLDRIFTVFQRLHGRGDYEGTGVGLAICRKIAERHRGSITAKSSPGQGTTFIVTLPIQQIL; this comes from the coding sequence ATGGCTTCGATCGCAACCCAACTCCGCTACGGTCTGGTCTCGATTGTGGTATCGAGTTTATTGCTAACGGGTGGCACCCTGAGTTATTTGAGTTTTCGCACTCAGTTACAAGCATCACGCCTACTGCAAGTAGAACGCAGTCGAGCCGTTGCCAGCGAAATCAACGCCTATCTCAGTAGCCTACAGCATCCGCTGCTTTACCTGTCGGAAGTTAAAGGTTTAATGGATCACTCTGCTGCTGATAAGCGGAGCCTTCTGGAGGGGATCACTCGCTACAGTCATGTCTATGAAGTTGTGGGCATTCTCGATCGCAACGGGCAGGTAGTAGCGGCTCGCTCTCCCGACGATGCTGAACTGCCTGATGGCCAGAAGTGGGTCGAAGATCCAGCTCATTCTGCGCTCTTCTTGCAGGCCTTTCGCCAGCAACGCCAATACATTAGCCCCGTCAAGTTGAACCCAGCGACCAATCTGCCCGTAGTCGATTTTGCGGTTCCCCTCCGCAATCAAAAGAATGAAGTGGATGGGGTTTTGTTTGCTCGCCTGAATCTGAGGTTTCTCTGGCCAGTGGTGGCGAAAACTCAAGTAGGTAAGACGGGGTACAGCTACATCATTGATGAGCATAATTTCTTGATCACTCCGAAAGGTGATAGCTCTAATGCGTTCAGGTTTCAGGCGCTACCAGAACCGCTGAGTCAACAGTTGCTGTCGCTACGGCGGCAATCGTTGAGTATTTATGTAGGTCTCAATGGGACTGAAGTCTTGGGGGCAGCCGCTCCGATCCCCCGTTTGAACTGGCAGGTGGTGGTTGAGTTGCCTACGGCGGAAGCCTACGCTCCTATTTACCGCATGCTGATGGTTACAGGAGGCGTACTGGGAACAGTGACAGTCGCTGTAGTTGGTTTAGGCTTTGTCTTTTCGCGACAGGTAGTTGTCCCACTGCAACAGCTTATCAAGGCTGCGGCACAAATCAGCAGTGGCCACCTAGAAACTCAAGTGACTGTAGGGACGGCTAACGAATTGGGGGTCTTAGCCACCACCTTCAATCGGATGACTCAACAGTTACAGGAACTGTTTACCGCTTTAAAGCAGGAGCGTAATTTTGTCTCAGCCGTTCTAGATATTGCCGATGCTTTAGTAGTTGTGCTAGACGCTGAGGGGCGGCTCATCCGTTTCAACCAAGCCTGTGAGCGGATGACTGGATACTCTTTTGCGGACATTCATCACCAGCTGGTTTGGAATTTTTTGCTTCCAGAGGCCGTTGCTCCCGCTCAAGCTGCCTTTGCCCAACTCCTAGCTCAAGGGGAATCACGGCAATATGAAGGCTACTGGATTACCCGCTCCAACGAGCAGCGGTTAATTGCTTGGTCCGATACCGTGCTACGGAATGAGCAGGGGGCGATCGCCTATGTTATTAGCACTGGGATTGATATTACCGATCGCAGACAAGCGGAATTAACTTTGCTTGAAAGTGAAAGTCGATTTCGTAGATTGGTCGAAACGGCTCAGGAAGGCGTGTGGGTACTAGATGGCCAAGCCCAGACCAGCTATGTTAACCAACGCCTAGCAGACATGTTGGGGTATGCCCCTGAAAATATGTTGGGCAAACCTTTATTTGATTTTATGGATGCGGCGGCAGCAGCGGCGGCGGAGCGTCAGTTTGAGCGGCGGCGGCAAGGGATTAAAGAAAACCATGATTTTCGCTTCCAGCGTCAGGACGGCTCCGACTTCTGGGCCATTGTCTCAACCAATCCTGTGTTTAGTGAGACGGGTGAATTCATGGGTGTGCTGGGGATGTTAACTGACATCACCGATCGCAAGCAATCCGAAAAAGAACTAGAAACTCTGGTGGCTAAGTTGGAGCAAAGCAATCGAGAACTGCAAGACTTTGCCTCGGTCGCCTCCCATGATCTGCAAGAGCCACTCCGTAAAATTCAGGCGTTTGGCGATCGCCTAAAGATTAAGTGTGCTGATACCCTCCCGCCCGACGGCAAAGACTATTTAGAACGCATGCAAAATGCCGCTCAGCGCATGCAAACCTTGATTAATGACTTGCTCGCCTTCTCACGGGTGACCACCAAAGCCCAGCCTTTTGTACCTGTTGACTTAGCAACCATCGTTCAAGAAGTTTTATCCGATATTGAAGTGCAGATCCAGCGAGTTGACGGATGTATCGAGGCTGACTATTTACCGATGATAGAAGCTGATCCCTTACAGATGCGGCAATTATTTCAAAACCTGATTAGCAATGCTCTCAAGTTTCATCAAAGCGATCGCCGCCCCGTTGTGAGCATTTCAGCTCAGATTCTAGAATCTCCAGACTCGTCAACCCTGCCTCATGCCCCTGGTCGTCCTGCCTGCCAGATTTCCATCGCAGATAATGGCATTGGGTTTGATGAAAAATATCTCGATCGCATCTTCACGGTGTTTCAGCGGCTACACGGTCGCGGCGATTATGAAGGTACGGGTGTAGGATTGGCGATCTGCCGCAAAATTGCCGAACGACACCGAGGCAGCATCACCGCTAAAAGTAGCCCTGGTCAAGGCACCACCTTTATTGTCACTCTCCCAATTCAACAAATTCTATGA